A DNA window from Streptomyces parvus contains the following coding sequences:
- a CDS encoding GAF domain-containing protein, whose amino-acid sequence MTSFATGRMLLTPTDRHGPARAKRLRKLDLGERPDASYDNFDAFADKVAEVTATPFSMVNFIDENRQFFAGLHTPAGNRGGRDLGSAAAGSNRSSRYMARDHGYCPHVLVRRKALVLDDVCDYPRFAGNPVVDDIGIRSYLGAPLIDRTGIALGTVCAVDTVPRPWGRAGLDTIKSLAHELVRQIDDREGHRAV is encoded by the coding sequence GTGACATCCTTCGCCACCGGCCGGATGCTCCTCACGCCCACCGACCGGCACGGCCCGGCCCGCGCCAAGCGGCTGCGCAAACTGGACCTCGGCGAACGCCCCGACGCCTCCTACGACAACTTCGACGCCTTCGCCGACAAGGTGGCCGAAGTCACCGCCACGCCCTTCTCGATGGTCAACTTCATCGACGAGAACCGCCAGTTCTTCGCGGGACTGCACACCCCGGCGGGCAACCGCGGTGGCCGGGACCTCGGTTCGGCCGCGGCGGGCAGCAACCGCAGCAGCCGCTACATGGCCCGCGACCACGGCTACTGCCCGCACGTCCTCGTCCGGCGCAAGGCCCTCGTCCTCGACGACGTCTGCGACTACCCACGCTTCGCGGGCAATCCGGTGGTGGACGACATAGGCATCCGCTCCTACCTCGGGGCGCCGCTGATCGACCGCACCGGCATCGCGCTGGGCACCGTCTGTGCCGTCGACACCGTGCCACGCCCCTGGGGGCGGGCCGGCCTCGACACCATCAAGTCGCTCGCCCATGAACTCGTCCGCCAGATCGACGACCGGGAGGGCCACCGCGCCGTCTGA